The following are encoded in a window of Roseimaritima ulvae genomic DNA:
- a CDS encoding ISL3 family transposase encodes MSQLSWIFYHGSMNELHAHYRLLLGLDDQWQVQNVDLQMEANSVVIQLRHSGGKLCCPECQDECSRADTAPTRQWRHLDTMQFETIIEAAIPRSKCDRCGVKTIAVPWAGKHSRFTLMFEAFAIKVLQAASSVSAATKLLKVSWKTAHELMQRGVERGLQRRDTDPIETLGIDEKSFGKGQDYVSLMVDLEGSRVLEVVKDRSEASCDKLFDSLTDEQKSGIRAVAVDFWQAFRNSIVKQVPQAKIVHDHFHISQYLGEAVDLVRRRENKLLRSEGINDLTGTRQLWLYNEETLDDATQKQIEDIRQVAIKTARAWGIKEMFRDFWTYRSGAWAKKFFDRWYAWAIRSKLDPIKKVARMLKKHLAGLLAYFEYSITNAKSEAFNGRVQAIKSAARGFRNFENYRTRILFYCGALKMEPDFSH; translated from the coding sequence ATGTCTCAGCTGTCTTGGATTTTCTATCATGGCAGCATGAATGAACTACATGCCCACTATCGTTTGCTGCTGGGACTTGATGACCAGTGGCAGGTCCAGAACGTTGACCTTCAGATGGAAGCCAATAGTGTCGTCATCCAATTACGTCACTCTGGCGGCAAGCTCTGCTGCCCCGAGTGCCAGGACGAATGCTCTCGTGCGGATACCGCGCCAACGCGTCAGTGGAGGCACTTGGACACGATGCAGTTCGAGACCATTATCGAAGCGGCAATTCCTCGTTCAAAATGCGATCGGTGCGGTGTGAAAACGATTGCCGTACCCTGGGCAGGGAAGCACTCTCGATTCACGCTGATGTTTGAAGCTTTTGCGATCAAAGTCCTTCAGGCGGCTAGCAGCGTTTCGGCGGCGACCAAGTTACTGAAGGTCTCTTGGAAGACCGCTCACGAGCTCATGCAACGCGGGGTTGAGCGAGGACTACAGCGTCGTGATACCGATCCGATTGAAACCCTGGGCATTGATGAAAAGAGCTTTGGCAAAGGCCAGGACTACGTGTCGCTGATGGTTGACCTGGAAGGATCGCGAGTGCTGGAAGTCGTCAAAGACCGCAGCGAGGCATCTTGTGACAAACTCTTTGACAGTCTCACCGATGAGCAAAAATCGGGCATTCGGGCAGTCGCCGTGGACTTCTGGCAAGCTTTTCGAAACAGCATTGTCAAACAAGTTCCCCAGGCGAAGATCGTTCACGACCATTTCCACATCAGCCAATACCTCGGCGAAGCGGTCGATCTGGTTCGACGCCGAGAGAACAAACTGCTCCGAAGCGAAGGCATTAATGACCTGACGGGTACGCGTCAACTTTGGCTCTACAACGAGGAGACTCTTGATGATGCCACGCAAAAGCAAATCGAAGACATTCGGCAAGTCGCGATCAAGACGGCACGTGCGTGGGGAATCAAGGAAATGTTTCGTGACTTCTGGACATACCGCAGCGGCGCTTGGGCGAAGAAGTTCTTTGACCGTTGGTACGCATGGGCCATTCGTAGCAAACTCGATCCGATCAAGAAGGTTGCGAGAATGCTCAAGAAACACCTCGCCGGCTTGCTGGCCTACTTCGAGTACTCCATCACCAATGCCAAAAGTGAGGCCTTCAACGGTCGAGTGCAGGCCATCAAGTCGGCGGCCCGCGGCTTTCGCAACTTCGAGAACTACCGCACCCGCATCTTGTTTTATTGTGGGGCCCTAAAGATGGAGCCGGATTTCAGCCACTAA
- a CDS encoding serine/threonine protein kinase, with the protein MTKIRDFLGPYRLTRLIRAGRSCEVWEAIDSEKDERYALKILRPKKRHDKAELASLKHEHAVASTLATSNRIIKIYDFKIESDTPLLVMELFSELNMKQALRRGPESLAFMLDKIIEQAAEGIYFMHTKGWIHRDIKPDNFLVSREGETKLIDFQIAEKKRTGLSKLFGKSSIEGTRSYMSPEQIRGKNVDERSDIYSFGCVLFELVTAKAPYTGSTPNELLTKHLKANIPSPVVYNDNVSPDFAALIRSMMAKSADNRPASMWEFLKDVRAMNIFKRTPRAPEISVFDDIPSFKNPDDLFRS; encoded by the coding sequence ATGACCAAGATCCGCGACTTTCTAGGACCCTATCGGCTGACTCGACTGATTCGAGCCGGTCGATCCTGCGAGGTTTGGGAAGCGATTGACAGCGAAAAAGACGAACGCTACGCGCTGAAAATCCTGCGTCCCAAGAAACGCCACGACAAAGCTGAGCTGGCTTCGCTGAAGCACGAGCATGCCGTTGCCTCGACCCTGGCGACCAGCAATCGGATCATCAAGATCTACGATTTCAAAATCGAAAGTGATACGCCGCTGCTGGTGATGGAGCTGTTCAGCGAGCTGAATATGAAGCAGGCCCTCCGGCGGGGGCCCGAATCGCTGGCCTTCATGCTCGACAAAATCATCGAGCAGGCGGCCGAGGGCATTTATTTCATGCACACCAAGGGCTGGATCCACCGCGATATCAAGCCCGACAACTTCTTGGTCAGCCGCGAGGGTGAAACCAAACTGATCGACTTCCAGATCGCCGAGAAGAAACGCACCGGGCTGAGCAAGCTGTTCGGCAAATCCAGCATTGAGGGCACCCGCAGCTATATGTCGCCGGAACAGATTCGCGGCAAAAATGTCGACGAACGATCCGACATCTACAGCTTCGGTTGCGTGCTGTTCGAACTGGTCACCGCCAAAGCCCCATACACCGGGTCCACCCCCAACGAACTGCTCACCAAGCACCTCAAAGCAAACATTCCCAGTCCGGTGGTATACAACGACAACGTGAGCCCCGATTTCGCCGCTCTGATTCGATCGATGATGGCCAAATCGGCTGATAATCGGCCGGCATCAATGTGGGAATTCCTCAAAGATGTTCGCGCTATGAACATCTTCAAACGCACGCCCCGGGCTCCGGAAATCAGTGTGTTTGATGACATTCCCAGTTTTAAGAATCCCGACGATCTGTTTCGTAGCTAA
- a CDS encoding DUF1559 family PulG-like putative transporter: protein MSYLFTCPHCKSQTLVGDEYSGLAGDCAVCREAVELPDFAGLGPVDDQPVRESWMAHRSVRLAIAGTITLALTACLLFVFIKFSSSTLAQLQANRRKQQDASNLVNIAKALNAYAADYGQYPPPVTNDANGQPMHSWRVLILPYLGQEELYRQYDMEQSWDANMNQIYSTPAVYQASAGQGFGFETAYFLVTGPGTLFPTPTTSLSPEDLVDDPAKTILVVEGKPPAATGLNWMEPVDLDIRKMQFAIAGNDGVEIGGQHQRGAVVATVDGRSHFLRDALSPVEIRALLSPAGGEPLADDILD from the coding sequence ATGTCTTACCTGTTTACCTGCCCTCATTGCAAGTCGCAGACCTTGGTGGGCGATGAGTACAGCGGATTGGCTGGGGATTGCGCGGTTTGTCGTGAGGCGGTCGAGCTGCCGGATTTCGCCGGCTTGGGACCAGTCGATGATCAACCGGTGCGGGAATCCTGGATGGCTCATCGCAGCGTGCGGTTGGCGATCGCCGGCACGATTACGCTGGCCTTGACCGCTTGCTTGCTGTTTGTGTTCATCAAGTTCAGCAGTTCCACGCTGGCTCAACTGCAGGCCAACCGCCGCAAGCAACAGGACGCGTCGAATCTGGTCAATATCGCCAAAGCCTTAAATGCCTATGCCGCCGATTACGGCCAATACCCGCCGCCGGTTACCAACGATGCCAACGGCCAACCGATGCACAGTTGGCGAGTGTTGATCCTGCCGTACCTGGGACAGGAAGAGCTGTACCGGCAGTACGATATGGAACAGTCCTGGGATGCCAACATGAACCAGATCTACTCCACGCCGGCCGTCTACCAGGCCAGCGCCGGGCAGGGCTTTGGGTTTGAGACGGCTTACTTTCTGGTGACCGGGCCGGGGACCCTGTTTCCGACGCCCACCACGTCGCTTTCGCCGGAGGATCTGGTGGACGATCCGGCGAAGACGATTTTGGTGGTCGAAGGCAAACCGCCGGCGGCCACCGGATTAAATTGGATGGAGCCGGTGGATTTAGACATTCGCAAAATGCAGTTCGCCATCGCCGGTAATGACGGCGTCGAAATCGGCGGCCAACACCAGCGCGGGGCGGTGGTGGCGACGGTCGACGGCCGCAGCCACTTCCTCCGCGACGCCCTCTCGCCGGTCGAGATCCGAGCTTTGCTCAGTCCGGCCGGCGGCGAACCGCTGGCCGATGATATCTTGGACTAA
- the dgt gene encoding dGTP triphosphohydrolase, whose amino-acid sequence MTRLQWTRLLSDYRCPRPGNEPRPSREEPFRSAFEADYDRIVYSAAFRRLARKMQVYPTSPHDHIHNRLTHSIEVASVGRSFGKRMADLLLRRGELPADRTAEDVCQILQAACLAHDIGNPPFGHGGEYAVRQWVRDHKELVFGHDGEAVDDGLRRDWLIFEGNAQGFRLAARADNPQAGYMRLTFATLGAMVKYPWHSCDSRALMQQKFNVFSSEQELFEQTWTHMDLGTGADARRHPLSFLSEAADDICYRILDLEDAVDMNILDDAAVRPVLLQILGSENSDLPLSVLRGQAIHTLVNATWEIFETDYEAIMHGQRTADLKTNLAESLADALEQVAAHYTTIFAHRSKVTTELGAYQALGRIVGAMSQATLQLTERGSYRDTDFLAKRCLMLAWGEAYVTDNEHRPYAWWLHQVMDYFAGLTDNHAAQLSQQISGT is encoded by the coding sequence ATGACACGGCTGCAGTGGACTCGACTCCTTTCCGACTATCGCTGCCCCCGCCCCGGCAACGAGCCGCGACCATCGCGCGAGGAACCGTTTCGTTCGGCCTTCGAAGCCGACTATGACCGCATCGTTTACTCAGCGGCCTTTCGCCGACTGGCTCGCAAGATGCAGGTCTATCCGACCTCGCCGCACGACCACATTCATAACCGTCTGACGCACTCCATCGAAGTCGCCAGCGTGGGCCGATCGTTCGGCAAACGGATGGCCGATTTGTTGCTTCGCCGCGGCGAGTTGCCCGCAGACCGCACGGCGGAAGATGTGTGCCAGATCCTACAAGCGGCCTGCCTGGCTCATGACATCGGCAACCCGCCTTTTGGCCACGGCGGCGAGTACGCGGTTCGCCAATGGGTCCGCGATCACAAAGAGCTGGTGTTCGGACACGATGGCGAAGCGGTCGACGACGGACTTCGCCGCGACTGGCTGATCTTCGAAGGCAACGCACAAGGCTTCCGTCTGGCCGCTCGAGCCGACAACCCGCAAGCCGGTTACATGCGGCTGACCTTCGCCACTCTGGGCGCGATGGTTAAGTATCCCTGGCACTCCTGCGATAGCCGCGCGCTTATGCAGCAGAAGTTCAATGTCTTCTCCAGCGAGCAAGAGCTGTTCGAACAAACTTGGACGCACATGGACTTGGGCACCGGCGCGGACGCTCGACGGCATCCGCTGTCGTTCCTGTCCGAAGCGGCGGACGATATCTGTTACCGGATCCTGGACCTGGAAGACGCCGTCGACATGAACATCCTGGACGATGCGGCCGTCCGACCAGTGCTGCTGCAGATTCTGGGCAGCGAGAACTCGGACCTGCCGCTGTCGGTCCTCCGCGGCCAAGCCATCCATACGCTGGTCAACGCCACCTGGGAGATCTTCGAAACCGATTACGAAGCGATCATGCACGGCCAGCGAACCGCCGACCTGAAAACCAACTTGGCCGAATCGCTTGCCGATGCTTTGGAACAAGTCGCCGCGCACTACACGACGATCTTTGCCCATCGCTCCAAAGTCACCACCGAACTGGGCGCCTACCAGGCGCTAGGCCGGATCGTGGGCGCGATGAGTCAAGCGACGCTGCAGCTGACCGAACGCGGATCGTACCGCGACACCGATTTCCTGGCCAAGCGTTGCTTGATGCTGGCCTGGGGTGAAGCGTACGTGACCGACAACGAACATCGGCCTTATGCCTGGTGGTTGCACCAAGTGATGGATTACTTCGCGGGCCTGACCGACAACCACGCCGCGCAGCTGTCGCAGCAGATCTCCGGAACGTAA
- a CDS encoding argininosuccinate synthase, translating into MSKSCVLAYSGGLDTSVILGWLQDEGYDVHAVYVDLGQPCEDREATMQKARDCGAVSSRIVDVREELCRDFAFPVLAWQAKYESIYLLGTSIARPLISKVCLEVAREVGATAYAHGATGKGNDQCRFQLAAEALNPHVEMIAPWRIKAFRDAFPGRTELIAYCEQKNIPVKASTAKPYSSDENVLHISYEAGRLEELDVNGVETVDFGMGVSPQEAPDKVEEVTIGVEAGVPVSLNGKTVSALEMVEQLNTIGGRNGVGRIDMIENRFVGMKSRGVYESPGMTILYDALMYIEQLTLDRDLLHLRDRLAPEVAEMVYYGFWYTPKLDALMAFIREAQQPVTGEVTLQMYKGNIMVSKRSSPNSLYDDEIATMEGGGSYNQDDAEGFLRIQGLPSRVQGTVRPRNY; encoded by the coding sequence ATGAGTAAAAGCTGCGTCCTGGCGTATTCCGGTGGACTGGACACCTCGGTCATTTTGGGCTGGCTGCAAGACGAGGGCTACGACGTGCACGCCGTGTACGTGGATTTGGGACAACCCTGCGAAGACCGCGAAGCGACGATGCAGAAGGCCCGCGACTGCGGCGCGGTATCGTCGCGGATCGTCGACGTGCGGGAAGAGCTGTGCCGCGACTTCGCCTTCCCCGTGCTGGCCTGGCAAGCCAAGTACGAATCGATCTATCTGCTGGGCACCTCGATCGCTCGGCCCCTGATCAGTAAAGTCTGCTTGGAGGTGGCTCGCGAAGTGGGCGCCACCGCCTACGCTCACGGCGCCACCGGCAAAGGCAACGACCAGTGCCGTTTCCAGCTGGCCGCCGAAGCTCTTAATCCGCACGTCGAAATGATCGCTCCCTGGCGAATCAAAGCCTTCCGTGACGCCTTCCCCGGACGCACCGAACTGATCGCCTACTGCGAACAGAAAAACATTCCCGTCAAAGCGTCCACGGCCAAACCCTACAGCAGCGACGAAAACGTGCTGCACATCAGCTACGAAGCCGGCCGCCTGGAAGAGCTGGATGTGAACGGCGTGGAAACGGTCGACTTCGGCATGGGCGTCAGCCCGCAGGAGGCCCCCGACAAAGTCGAAGAAGTCACGATCGGCGTCGAAGCTGGCGTGCCGGTTTCGCTGAACGGGAAAACGGTCTCCGCGTTGGAAATGGTCGAACAACTCAACACCATCGGCGGCCGCAACGGGGTAGGGCGGATCGACATGATCGAAAACCGTTTTGTAGGCATGAAGAGCCGCGGCGTATACGAGTCGCCCGGGATGACCATCCTGTACGACGCCCTGATGTACATCGAACAACTAACGCTCGACCGCGACCTGTTGCACCTCCGCGATCGACTGGCGCCCGAAGTCGCCGAAATGGTGTACTACGGATTTTGGTACACGCCCAAGTTGGATGCTTTGATGGCGTTTATCCGCGAAGCTCAACAACCGGTGACCGGCGAAGTCACGTTGCAGATGTATAAGGGCAACATCATGGTTTCCAAACGCAGCAGCCCCAACAGCTTGTACGATGACGAAATCGCCACCATGGAAGGCGGTGGCTCGTACAACCAAGACGATGCCGAAGGGTTCCTACGAATCCAAGGCCTGCCGTCGCGAGTGCAGGGCACTGTACGGCCACGAAATTACTAG
- a CDS encoding acetyl-CoA carboxylase carboxyltransferase subunit alpha, with translation MDAGPGLEFEREIVQLENQLAERERLADRSSEQDAEIRSLRQQLNDTLRDVYANLSPWQTVQVARHQNRPYTRDYLKLAFDDFVELHGDKHFGDDRAMLTGFAKLDRFKVMIVGHQKGRTYKERAACHFGCAHPEGYRKAMLKMRIAEKYRLPLICFIDTPGAYPGVGAEERGQAQVIAESMFKMSRLTVPVICVVIGEGGSGGALGIGVGDRVAVLKNAYYSVISPEGCAGILWKSHQFAPNAAEALRFTSTDLQRLGVVDDVIDEPLGGAHRDHHQMANRLKTYLTRTLSELETQGVEQLLDARYEKFRRMGVFLEA, from the coding sequence ATGGATGCAGGTCCCGGGTTAGAGTTTGAACGCGAAATCGTGCAGCTGGAAAACCAGTTGGCCGAGCGTGAACGATTGGCCGATCGCAGCAGCGAGCAAGATGCGGAAATCCGCAGTTTGCGGCAACAGTTAAATGACACCCTTCGCGACGTGTACGCGAACCTCAGCCCCTGGCAAACGGTGCAGGTTGCCCGTCATCAAAACCGCCCGTATACGCGCGACTACTTGAAGCTGGCTTTTGATGACTTCGTCGAATTGCACGGCGATAAACACTTTGGTGATGACCGCGCCATGCTGACCGGATTCGCCAAACTCGACCGCTTCAAGGTCATGATCGTGGGCCACCAAAAGGGCCGCACCTACAAGGAACGCGCCGCCTGTCACTTTGGTTGCGCCCATCCCGAAGGCTATCGCAAAGCGATGTTAAAGATGCGGATCGCGGAAAAATATCGCTTGCCGCTAATCTGCTTTATCGACACCCCGGGCGCCTACCCAGGCGTGGGCGCCGAAGAACGCGGGCAGGCGCAAGTGATCGCCGAAAGTATGTTCAAGATGAGCCGCTTGACGGTCCCGGTGATCTGTGTGGTGATCGGCGAAGGCGGCTCGGGGGGAGCTCTGGGGATCGGCGTCGGCGATCGTGTCGCGGTGCTGAAGAACGCGTATTACTCGGTGATCAGCCCCGAAGGCTGTGCGGGGATTTTGTGGAAGAGCCACCAGTTTGCGCCCAACGCCGCCGAAGCCCTGCGTTTTACTTCCACGGATTTGCAGCGATTGGGAGTCGTCGACGACGTGATCGACGAACCGCTGGGCGGCGCCCATCGCGATCATCACCAAATGGCAAACCGGCTGAAAACCTATCTGACTCGCACCTTGAGCGAGTTGGAGACGCAGGGCGTCGAGCAGTTGCTGGACGCTCGCTACGAAAAATTTCGCCGCATGGGTGTGTTTCTGGAAGCCTAA
- a CDS encoding IS4 family transposase, giving the protein MTIEPATIEHEFDTIDFGHKSRNDRSKELLQALFANPQASINAACDKWCAAKGAYRFLDNPKADSQEILAAHRRATIKRIKSQKVVCVAQDTTELDFNGHAPDDVKCLNMADRRGLYDHSSVAFTPEKLCLGVLDVEFFDRSEDSLGKGSQRKSDPIEEKESFRWLQGYRRCCELASQCPETQVVSLADREGDIYDIFVEAEQHDNPADFVIRSKQVRCLPEKDDEAGGDSYKKIRSEVAKTDLVTTRQVELPATAQRAARMATLEIRAIRTKIKPPHARRSAIPEVTLSVVLVQEVDGPQDGTDLNWLLLSSLPIDDYRDVLRIVDYYVARWPVEMFFRVLKSGCRVEDIQLKTKARLIRALMFYKVVAWRIMFITFLGRECPELPCDVVFSDAEWKSVWKVAKESEPPKSAPELSQFIPVLAQLGGYNGRKHDGPPGMETIWRGTRRMMDFALAWQAFGPPKSSVH; this is encoded by the coding sequence ATGACCATTGAACCAGCCACGATTGAGCACGAATTTGACACCATCGACTTCGGCCATAAAAGCCGTAACGATCGATCGAAAGAACTTCTCCAGGCCCTCTTCGCCAATCCTCAAGCGAGCATTAATGCGGCTTGCGATAAATGGTGTGCTGCGAAAGGGGCTTACCGGTTCTTGGATAACCCCAAGGCCGATAGCCAGGAAATTCTTGCTGCGCACCGTCGGGCGACGATCAAGCGGATCAAGTCCCAGAAGGTGGTTTGCGTGGCCCAAGACACGACGGAGTTAGACTTCAACGGTCACGCCCCCGACGATGTGAAGTGCCTAAACATGGCAGACCGACGGGGATTGTATGACCATAGCTCTGTAGCCTTTACGCCCGAGAAGCTTTGTCTGGGCGTGCTGGATGTGGAGTTCTTTGATCGTAGTGAAGACAGCCTAGGAAAGGGCAGTCAACGGAAGAGTGATCCGATCGAAGAGAAGGAAAGTTTTCGATGGCTTCAAGGCTATCGCCGATGCTGTGAATTGGCCTCACAGTGCCCGGAGACTCAAGTTGTTTCTTTAGCGGATCGCGAAGGTGACATCTACGACATCTTTGTTGAAGCTGAACAGCACGATAATCCGGCCGACTTCGTGATTCGCAGCAAGCAAGTCCGGTGTTTGCCTGAAAAAGACGACGAAGCCGGTGGCGACAGCTACAAGAAGATCCGATCCGAAGTTGCAAAAACAGATCTCGTTACAACGCGGCAAGTCGAGTTGCCAGCCACTGCCCAACGTGCCGCCCGAATGGCCACTCTAGAAATCCGTGCCATTCGCACAAAGATAAAACCGCCCCATGCACGACGCTCGGCTATTCCGGAAGTGACGCTCAGCGTAGTGCTCGTTCAAGAGGTCGACGGGCCGCAGGATGGAACCGACCTGAACTGGCTGCTATTGAGCTCCCTTCCGATTGACGATTACCGAGATGTATTGCGGATTGTTGACTACTACGTCGCACGGTGGCCTGTCGAAATGTTCTTCCGAGTACTCAAATCGGGATGCCGCGTTGAGGACATCCAGCTGAAAACCAAAGCCAGGCTGATTCGCGCGTTGATGTTTTACAAAGTTGTTGCATGGCGGATCATGTTTATCACATTCCTCGGACGCGAGTGTCCTGAGTTGCCATGCGATGTTGTATTCAGCGACGCTGAATGGAAGTCGGTTTGGAAAGTCGCTAAGGAATCGGAGCCGCCGAAATCAGCTCCCGAACTCTCGCAATTCATCCCCGTGCTTGCTCAGCTAGGTGGCTACAATGGACGCAAACACGACGGCCCACCAGGAATGGAAACGATCTGGCGTGGAACTCGCCGAATGATGGACTTCGCCTTAGCCTGGCAAGCCTTCGGGCCTCCAAAATCATCCGTTCACTAA
- a CDS encoding DUF3127 domain-containing protein, with protein MSNDAKVTGVVHVIEETKTYGQKGFRKRLVVLEQELGSFTNYVPIEFIRDACDTVDDLTVGDQVEVTYRLSGRKWQKDANSDVRYFLNAEGMSFQKLDSGNQGGAGQNANDSLSEAAFDEDDVPF; from the coding sequence ATGAGTAATGATGCCAAGGTCACCGGCGTTGTCCACGTGATCGAAGAAACCAAAACCTACGGACAGAAGGGTTTCCGTAAACGTTTGGTCGTGCTGGAACAAGAACTGGGGAGCTTCACTAATTACGTGCCGATCGAATTTATTCGCGACGCCTGTGATACCGTCGATGACCTGACCGTCGGCGATCAGGTGGAAGTCACGTATCGGTTGAGCGGTCGCAAGTGGCAGAAGGATGCCAACAGCGATGTGCGTTACTTCCTGAACGCTGAAGGCATGTCATTTCAGAAACTGGACAGCGGCAACCAGGGCGGGGCAGGGCAGAACGCCAATGACAGCCTCTCCGAAGCCGCCTTCGACGAAGACGACGTGCCCTTCTAG
- a CDS encoding metal-dependent hydrolase — protein sequence MAGFKAHITGSTMVGVAYGYWGTMHQSMPIESGMLAAGLCAVSGMLPDLDSDSGIPLRETSNFASALVPMLMIDRFRALEMTPEEMALAAMLIYLFMRFVLVGIFKKYTVHRGMWHSLPAAASAGLLAYLVIPCPSEAIRVYKSLAVTLGFMTHLVMDEIWSVQMRSGRTRLKKSFGTALKFSSNNAWANISTYAKLALLAYLAWTDHGVLRKHEHTHERQSINVPYMAQPAEQWLEKLRGPISRR from the coding sequence GTGGCCGGTTTCAAAGCCCACATCACCGGTAGCACGATGGTCGGAGTGGCCTATGGCTATTGGGGAACGATGCATCAGAGCATGCCGATCGAAAGCGGCATGTTGGCGGCTGGCTTGTGCGCGGTCAGCGGAATGCTGCCGGACTTAGACAGCGATTCCGGCATCCCGCTTCGCGAGACCAGCAACTTCGCGTCGGCGTTGGTGCCGATGTTGATGATCGATCGTTTTCGAGCCCTCGAAATGACGCCTGAAGAGATGGCTTTGGCGGCGATGCTGATCTATCTGTTCATGCGATTTGTGTTGGTGGGGATTTTTAAAAAGTACACGGTCCATCGCGGCATGTGGCACAGTCTGCCGGCGGCCGCTTCGGCGGGCCTGTTGGCGTACTTGGTGATTCCGTGTCCCAGCGAAGCGATCCGGGTGTATAAGAGCTTGGCTGTCACGCTGGGGTTCATGACGCATCTGGTGATGGACGAAATCTGGTCGGTCCAAATGCGTTCGGGACGGACACGATTGAAGAAATCGTTTGGCACGGCGCTGAAGTTTTCCAGCAACAACGCTTGGGCCAATATCTCGACCTACGCCAAACTGGCTCTGTTGGCCTATCTGGCTTGGACGGACCACGGCGTGTTGCGGAAGCATGAGCACACGCACGAGCGGCAGTCGATCAACGTGCCGTACATGGCGCAGCCGGCCGAGCAGTGGCTGGAAAAATTACGCGGCCCGATCAGCCGCCGCTAG
- the dtd gene encoding D-aminoacyl-tRNA deacylase translates to MRCVLQRVSQARVEIDGEVVGSIERGLMVLVGVGQGDTEKDCLALADKTAVLRIFPDEDDKMNRSLLDVQGQALVVSQFTLLADCRKGRRPAFTAAAAPDLATELYERYCQRLREQGIDVQTGVFAADMQVHLTNDGPVTILLESP, encoded by the coding sequence ATGAGATGTGTCCTGCAACGTGTTAGCCAAGCCCGTGTGGAGATCGACGGCGAGGTGGTCGGCAGCATTGAGCGCGGCTTGATGGTGTTGGTCGGAGTAGGGCAGGGCGATACCGAAAAAGATTGCTTGGCACTGGCCGACAAAACCGCCGTGCTGAGGATCTTCCCCGACGAAGACGACAAGATGAACCGCTCGCTGCTGGACGTCCAAGGCCAAGCCCTGGTGGTCAGCCAGTTCACGCTGCTGGCCGATTGCCGCAAAGGTCGACGCCCCGCGTTCACCGCCGCGGCCGCTCCCGACCTGGCCACCGAGCTTTACGAACGCTACTGCCAGCGACTGCGAGAGCAGGGCATCGACGTGCAAACCGGGGTGTTCGCCGCCGACATGCAAGTCCACCTGACCAACGACGGCCCGGTCACGATCCTGCTGGAAAGCCCGTAA
- a CDS encoding CvpA family protein: protein MAFDLSIRCAALVGSTAGPIPGAVGVETYDILMLVVLAGAAIFGAIKGFAWQLASIGSIVLSYVVAVRYREPFSQAIAADPPWNRLLAMLILYVGTSLVIWVAFRMISKTIDRMKLREFDRHAGAAFGLGKGILYCTLITLFAATLLGPAASEKIVQSRSGYYIAKLLARGNGVMPTEVQQVIGPYIERFDADKADK from the coding sequence ATGGCATTTGACCTTTCGATTCGCTGCGCCGCTTTGGTAGGCTCGACCGCAGGACCGATTCCAGGAGCCGTTGGAGTGGAGACATACGATATTTTGATGCTGGTCGTGCTGGCCGGCGCGGCGATCTTCGGCGCGATCAAGGGCTTTGCCTGGCAGCTCGCGTCGATCGGATCGATCGTGCTCAGCTATGTGGTCGCGGTGCGCTACCGCGAACCGTTCAGCCAAGCGATCGCCGCCGACCCGCCTTGGAACCGATTGCTAGCGATGCTGATCCTGTACGTCGGCACGTCGCTGGTGATCTGGGTGGCATTTCGGATGATCAGCAAAACCATCGACCGGATGAAACTGCGCGAATTCGACAGGCACGCCGGAGCGGCGTTTGGATTGGGCAAAGGCATTTTATATTGCACCTTGATCACGCTGTTCGCAGCCACGCTGCTAGGGCCCGCGGCGAGCGAAAAAATCGTTCAGTCGCGAAGCGGATATTACATCGCCAAACTGTTGGCCCGCGGCAACGGAGTGATGCCGACCGAAGTCCAACAAGTGATCGGGCCGTACATCGAACGCTTCGACGCCGACAAGGCCGACAAGTAG